A single window of Rhodococcus jostii RHA1 DNA harbors:
- a CDS encoding bifunctional riboflavin kinase/FAD synthetase produces the protein MLRWRGLDEVPADWGRCVLTIGVFDGVHRGHAQLISRAVAAARTRGIPSVLMTFDPHPMEVVRPGSHPAQLTTLARRAELAEELGIDVFCVMPFTAEFMKLTPERYAHEILVERLHVADVVVGENFTFGKKAAGNVDLLRQIGDRFGFAVDGVTLLAEHAVTFSSTYIRSCVDAGDMAAATEALGRPHRVEGVVVHGDGRGRQLGYPTANVAPPMYAAIPADGVYAAWFTVLGHGVDLGTVTSGERYMAAVSVGTNPTFSGRTRTVEAFVLDREADLYGQHVAVDLVERLRGMEKFDSVDDLIVAMGKDAERARAILAASEDVR, from the coding sequence GTGCTGAGATGGCGTGGTCTCGACGAGGTTCCTGCCGACTGGGGTCGTTGTGTTCTCACGATCGGCGTATTCGATGGCGTGCACCGAGGTCACGCCCAACTGATCAGTCGAGCGGTGGCGGCTGCCCGCACGCGTGGAATACCCAGCGTGCTCATGACTTTCGATCCTCATCCGATGGAAGTGGTTCGTCCGGGCAGTCATCCCGCCCAGCTCACGACGCTCGCCCGCCGGGCGGAGCTCGCGGAGGAGCTGGGGATCGACGTGTTCTGTGTCATGCCGTTCACCGCCGAATTCATGAAGCTGACGCCGGAGCGATACGCCCACGAGATCCTCGTGGAGCGCCTGCACGTGGCGGATGTCGTCGTCGGTGAGAACTTCACGTTCGGCAAGAAGGCTGCGGGCAACGTCGACCTGCTGCGTCAGATCGGCGACCGGTTCGGGTTCGCGGTCGACGGTGTGACGTTGCTCGCAGAGCACGCGGTCACGTTCTCGTCCACCTACATCCGGTCGTGCGTGGACGCCGGCGACATGGCCGCCGCGACGGAGGCCCTCGGCCGTCCGCACCGCGTCGAGGGTGTCGTCGTTCACGGCGACGGTCGTGGACGGCAGCTCGGCTATCCGACCGCGAACGTCGCGCCGCCCATGTATGCCGCGATTCCCGCGGACGGCGTGTACGCCGCCTGGTTCACCGTGCTCGGACACGGAGTCGACCTCGGCACGGTCACCTCCGGCGAGCGGTACATGGCCGCCGTGTCGGTGGGCACCAATCCCACGTTCTCCGGGCGGACGCGCACGGTGGAGGCCTTCGTCCTCGACCGGGAAGCCGACCTGTACGGCCAGCACGTGGCCGTCGATCTGGTGGAGCGGCTCCGCGGGATGGAGAAATTCGATTCGGTCGACGACCTGATCGTCGCGATGGGCAAGGACGCCGAGCGTGCGCGTGCGATCCTGGCGGCGTCGGAGGACGTGCGGTAA
- a CDS encoding metal-dependent transcriptional regulator, translating to MAVNKNDQSVTEDSTSETGALSAVAQDYLKVIWTVQEWSQERVSTKLLSEKIGVSASTVSEAIRKLSDQGLVDHARYGSIALTEAGRVAAVGMVRRHRLIETYLVHELGYGWDEVHDEAEVLEHAVSDLMISRMDAKLGHPERDPHGDPIPAVDGSVPTPPARQLSDFVNGESGRIARISDSDPAMLRYFDSVGVALDVTITVLERRDYAGTVSIRLGSHDDSVELGNPAAQAIWLV from the coding sequence GTGGCCGTGAACAAGAATGACCAGAGCGTGACCGAGGACTCGACCTCCGAGACCGGGGCTCTCTCGGCAGTGGCGCAGGACTACCTCAAGGTCATCTGGACCGTTCAGGAGTGGTCGCAGGAGCGGGTGTCCACGAAATTGCTCTCCGAGAAGATCGGGGTGTCGGCGTCCACCGTGTCGGAGGCCATCCGGAAACTGTCGGACCAGGGTCTCGTCGATCACGCCCGGTACGGGTCCATCGCCCTCACCGAGGCGGGGCGCGTCGCCGCCGTCGGAATGGTCCGCAGGCACCGCCTCATCGAGACGTACCTGGTGCACGAATTGGGATACGGCTGGGACGAGGTGCACGACGAGGCGGAGGTACTCGAACACGCCGTCTCGGATCTGATGATCTCCCGGATGGACGCCAAGCTCGGCCATCCCGAGCGCGATCCGCACGGCGATCCGATTCCCGCGGTCGACGGCTCGGTGCCCACTCCCCCTGCACGCCAGCTCAGCGACTTCGTCAACGGCGAGAGCGGCCGCATCGCCCGGATCTCGGACTCCGACCCGGCGATGCTGCGGTACTTCGACTCGGTCGGGGTTGCGCTGGACGTCACGATCACCGTGCTGGAGCGACGCGACTACGCCGGAACCGTCTCGATCCGGCTCGGCTCGCACGACGACTCCGTCGAGCTCGGAAATCCCGCAGCCCAGGCCATCTGGCTGGTGTGA
- the npt gene encoding 4'-phosphopantetheinyl transferase Npt: MIERILPAGVVSSELFEDPPGLRPHPQEEALIGRAVEKRRREFTTARHCARLAMTKLGVDQAPVLRGDKGSPVWPRGVVGSLTHCDGYRGAVLGYAMQVRSVGIDAEPHEALPDGVLDAVSLPAERDWLSGAADSGQWRSATGGPVHRDRLLFCAKEATYKAWFPLTARWLGFEDAHITFEASGDGTGTFHSDLLISGETVDGPPLASFDGRWMVSDGLIITAIAVH; encoded by the coding sequence GTGATCGAGAGAATTCTGCCTGCCGGTGTGGTGTCGTCGGAACTGTTCGAAGATCCGCCGGGCCTGCGTCCGCACCCGCAGGAGGAGGCGCTCATCGGCAGGGCGGTGGAGAAGCGGCGCCGCGAGTTCACCACCGCACGTCATTGCGCCCGCCTGGCGATGACGAAGCTGGGCGTGGACCAGGCCCCTGTTCTGCGGGGCGACAAGGGTTCCCCCGTGTGGCCGCGCGGGGTGGTCGGAAGCCTCACCCACTGCGACGGTTACCGCGGCGCGGTGCTCGGCTACGCCATGCAGGTGCGGTCCGTGGGGATCGACGCCGAACCGCACGAGGCGCTGCCCGACGGTGTGCTGGACGCGGTGAGCCTGCCCGCCGAACGCGACTGGCTGTCGGGCGCGGCGGACTCCGGGCAGTGGCGCTCCGCCACCGGCGGTCCGGTGCACCGGGACAGGCTGCTGTTCTGCGCCAAGGAGGCCACGTACAAGGCGTGGTTCCCGCTCACCGCCCGGTGGCTCGGGTTCGAGGACGCGCACATCACGTTCGAGGCGTCCGGGGACGGCACGGGCACGTTCCATTCGGATCTCCTGATCTCCGGAGAGACCGTCGACGGCCCACCGCTGGCGTCGTTCGACGGACGGTGGATGGTGTCCGACGGCCTGATCATCACCGCCATTGCGGTGCACTGA
- the infB gene encoding translation initiation factor IF-2, translating to MAGKARVHELAKELGVTSKELLATLKEQGEFVKSASSTVEAPVARRLRESFPSAKSADSAARPAAKPGAPAPSTPATAAKPGGPRPGPKPAAPAPAPVAPAAAAPAATPEAQAPAPAAPAARAVTPAAPATNAPKPGRPTPAAPAPAAPAPAAPAAPAAPAASAPAAPSTGAKPGGPRPGPKPPRVGNNPYSSAPAERPAPRPAPGAPRPGAPRPAPGQGGPRPAPGQGGPRPAPGQGGPRPAPGQGGPRPAPGQGGPRPSPGSMPPRPNPGAMPARSARPAPGGRPGRPGGAPGGRPGGGGGGYRGGGAPGAGAGAPGGGAPAGGFRGRPGGGGRPGQRGAAAGAFGRPGGAPRRGRKSKRQKRQEYDSMQAPAVGGVRLPRGNGETIRLARGASLSDFAEKIDANPAALVQALFNLGEMVTATQSVNDETLELLGGEMNYVVQVVSPEDEDRELLDSFDLTYGEDEGGEEDLESRPPVVTVMGHVDHGKTRLLDTIRKANVREGEAGGITQHIGAYQVLTELDGNERLVTFIDTPGHEAFTAMRARGAKATDLAILVVAADDGVMPQTVEAINHAQAADVPIVVAVNKIDKEGANPDKIRQQLTEYGLVAEEYGGDTMFVDISAKLGTNIDALLEAVLLTADAALDLRANPDMDAQGVAIEAHLDRGRGPVATVLIQRGTLRVGDSIVAGDAYGRVRRMVDEHGDDVLEALPSRPVQVVGFTSVPGAGDNLLVVDEDRIARQIADRRNARKRNALAAKSRKRISLEDLDSALKETSQLNLILKGDNSGTVEALEEALHGIEIDDEVQLRVIDRGVGGVTETNVNLAAASNAIIIGFNVRAEGKATELANREGVDIRYYSVIYQAIDEVEKALKGMLKPIYEEVELGKAEIRAMFRSSKVGNIAGCLVTSGTIRRNAKARLLRDNTVVAETVTISSLKREKEDVVEVREGYECGLTVTYSDIKVGDVIEAYELREKPRD from the coding sequence GTGGCAGGCAAGGCCCGCGTGCACGAGTTGGCTAAAGAACTCGGTGTCACAAGTAAAGAACTACTCGCAACGCTCAAGGAGCAGGGCGAGTTCGTGAAGTCGGCGTCCTCCACAGTGGAGGCGCCCGTCGCCAGGCGTCTGCGGGAATCCTTCCCGTCGGCGAAGTCCGCCGATTCCGCAGCCCGTCCGGCTGCCAAGCCCGGCGCACCCGCGCCGAGCACCCCGGCGACCGCTGCGAAGCCGGGCGGTCCCCGTCCCGGCCCGAAGCCGGCAGCTCCGGCTCCGGCTCCGGTCGCACCCGCTGCGGCAGCCCCCGCGGCCACCCCCGAGGCGCAGGCCCCGGCTCCGGCCGCACCCGCAGCAAGAGCTGTCACCCCGGCTGCCCCGGCGACCAATGCTCCCAAGCCCGGTCGCCCCACACCGGCTGCCCCGGCTCCGGCCGCACCCGCACCCGCAGCTCCGGCCGCACCCGCAGCCCCGGCTGCCAGTGCCCCCGCGGCTCCGTCCACGGGCGCCAAGCCCGGCGGACCCCGTCCCGGCCCGAAGCCCCCGCGTGTCGGTAACAACCCGTACTCCTCGGCTCCCGCCGAGCGTCCGGCACCCCGCCCCGCTCCCGGCGCACCGCGTCCGGGTGCACCCCGTCCGGCTCCCGGTCAGGGCGGACCTCGTCCGGCTCCCGGTCAGGGCGGTCCCCGTCCGGCACCGGGTCAGGGCGGACCTCGTCCGGCACCGGGTCAGGGCGGTCCCCGTCCGGCTCCCGGTCAGGGCGGACCCCGTCCCAGCCCCGGCTCGATGCCTCCTCGCCCGAACCCGGGCGCGATGCCTGCACGTTCCGCACGTCCCGCCCCCGGCGGTCGTCCCGGCCGTCCCGGCGGAGCCCCCGGCGGTCGTCCCGGTGGCGGCGGCGGTGGATACCGCGGTGGCGGAGCCCCCGGTGCCGGCGCAGGTGCGCCCGGTGGCGGAGCGCCCGCAGGTGGTTTCCGCGGTCGTCCCGGTGGCGGTGGACGCCCCGGTCAGCGCGGTGCGGCAGCAGGTGCGTTCGGTCGCCCCGGTGGTGCCCCGCGTCGTGGTCGCAAGTCGAAGCGGCAGAAGCGCCAGGAATACGATTCGATGCAGGCGCCCGCCGTCGGCGGCGTGCGGTTGCCCCGTGGCAACGGCGAGACCATTCGCCTCGCCCGCGGTGCATCCCTGTCGGACTTCGCGGAGAAGATCGACGCGAACCCCGCAGCGTTGGTGCAGGCACTGTTCAACCTCGGCGAGATGGTGACAGCGACCCAGTCGGTCAACGACGAGACGCTGGAACTGCTCGGCGGCGAGATGAATTACGTCGTCCAGGTCGTCAGCCCGGAGGACGAGGACCGCGAGCTGCTCGACAGCTTCGACCTCACCTACGGCGAAGACGAAGGTGGCGAAGAGGACCTCGAGTCCCGTCCGCCGGTGGTCACCGTCATGGGCCACGTCGACCACGGTAAGACCCGACTGCTCGACACGATCCGTAAGGCCAACGTCCGCGAGGGCGAGGCCGGCGGCATCACGCAGCACATCGGTGCATACCAGGTGCTGACCGAGCTCGACGGCAACGAGCGTCTCGTGACGTTCATCGACACCCCCGGTCACGAGGCCTTCACGGCCATGCGTGCCCGTGGTGCCAAGGCCACCGACCTCGCGATCCTGGTCGTCGCCGCCGACGACGGCGTCATGCCGCAGACGGTGGAAGCGATCAACCACGCCCAGGCGGCCGACGTGCCGATCGTGGTCGCGGTGAACAAGATCGACAAGGAAGGCGCGAACCCGGACAAGATCCGGCAGCAGCTCACCGAGTACGGACTGGTCGCCGAGGAATACGGCGGAGACACCATGTTCGTCGACATCTCGGCGAAGCTGGGCACCAACATCGACGCACTGCTCGAAGCCGTGCTGTTGACGGCGGACGCTGCCCTGGACCTGCGGGCCAACCCGGACATGGACGCTCAGGGTGTCGCCATCGAGGCGCACCTCGACCGTGGACGCGGCCCCGTCGCGACCGTGCTCATCCAGCGCGGAACGCTGCGGGTCGGCGACTCGATCGTGGCCGGCGACGCATACGGACGTGTGCGCCGCATGGTCGACGAGCACGGCGACGACGTGCTCGAGGCCCTGCCTTCGCGTCCCGTCCAGGTGGTCGGATTCACGTCGGTCCCCGGTGCAGGCGACAACCTGCTCGTGGTCGACGAGGACCGCATCGCCCGTCAGATCGCCGACCGGCGCAATGCGCGTAAGCGCAACGCACTGGCCGCGAAGAGCCGCAAGCGCATCAGCCTCGAGGACCTGGATTCGGCTCTCAAGGAGACGTCGCAGCTCAACCTCATCCTCAAGGGCGACAACTCGGGAACCGTGGAGGCCTTGGAAGAGGCCCTGCACGGCATCGAGATCGACGACGAGGTGCAGTTGCGGGTCATCGACCGTGGTGTCGGTGGCGTCACCGAGACCAACGTCAACCTGGCCGCTGCGTCGAACGCGATCATCATCGGGTTCAACGTCCGCGCCGAGGGCAAGGCGACCGAGTTGGCGAACCGCGAGGGCGTCGACATCCGGTACTACTCGGTGATCTACCAGGCCATCGACGAGGTCGAGAAGGCTCTCAAGGGCATGCTCAAGCCGATCTACGAAGAGGTCGAGCTGGGCAAGGCGGAGATCCGCGCGATGTTCCGTTCGTCCAAGGTCGGCAACATTGCCGGTTGCCTCGTCACCTCGGGTACCATCCGTCGCAATGCGAAGGCCCGGCTGCTGCGTGACAACACGGTTGTCGCCGAGACCGTCACCATCTCCTCGCTGAAGCGGGAGAAGGAGGATGTTGTCGAGGTACGCGAGGGTTACGAGTGCGGTTTGACGGTCACCTACTCCGACATCAAGGTCGGTGACGTCATCGAGGCCTACGAGCTTCGGGAAAAGCCGCGCGACTAG
- the rbfA gene encoding 30S ribosome-binding factor RbfA: MVDPARARKLAKRIGTIVATAIDHEIKDPRLAFVTVTDTKVTADLHDATVYYTVMGADLESEPDLAAAAAGLEKAKGVLRSKVGAGTGVRFTPTLTFVADTVPDTARHMEELLARARAADDEVARVAAGASPAGDPDPYKEPRAEDADDAEVDEPSGSRQAD, translated from the coding sequence ATGGTGGATCCCGCCCGGGCACGCAAACTCGCCAAGCGCATCGGCACGATCGTCGCGACAGCGATCGACCACGAAATCAAGGACCCTCGCCTGGCGTTCGTCACGGTCACCGATACCAAGGTGACGGCCGACCTCCACGACGCCACCGTGTACTACACCGTCATGGGCGCCGACCTCGAGTCCGAACCGGACCTCGCCGCCGCAGCCGCGGGGCTGGAGAAGGCGAAGGGCGTTCTGCGCTCGAAGGTGGGCGCAGGCACTGGAGTCCGGTTCACTCCGACGCTGACGTTCGTCGCGGACACCGTCCCCGACACCGCACGGCACATGGAGGAACTCCTCGCCCGCGCTCGCGCCGCCGACGACGAGGTCGCGCGTGTCGCGGCCGGTGCGTCCCCGGCCGGTGACCCCGACCCGTACAAGGAGCCCCGAGCCGAGGACGCGGACGACGCGGAAGTCGACGAGCCCTCCGGTTCCCGCCAGGCGGACTGA
- a CDS encoding DUF503 domain-containing protein, with protein MYVGALELDILLGDVRSLKEKRAMVKPVLAELRRYGVSAAETGEQDRYRRSMLGVTMASSAVDHVHEVLDTCERHVAELPELQLLAVRRRIFGPED; from the coding sequence TTGTACGTCGGTGCGCTCGAGCTCGACATCTTGCTCGGTGACGTGCGATCTCTGAAAGAGAAGCGTGCAATGGTCAAACCGGTTCTGGCGGAGCTGCGACGTTACGGCGTCTCGGCGGCGGAGACCGGGGAACAGGATCGGTACCGCCGGTCGATGCTCGGTGTCACGATGGCGAGTTCGGCGGTCGATCACGTACACGAGGTACTCGACACGTGCGAACGGCACGTCGCCGAGCTGCCGGAACTGCAACTCCTTGCAGTCCGGCGACGGATTTTCGGCCCCGAGGACTGA
- a CDS encoding MATE family efflux transporter: protein MADVSEVTGDATARTVFGLALPALGVLAAEPIYLLFDIAVVGRLGALALAGLAVGGLILAQVSTQLTFLSYGTTARASRMHGAGDERGAVREGVQATWLALGIGALVIALVHLFARPVTSAIAGGSDIAAAAESWLRIAVFGAPLILVAMAGNGWMRGVQNTVRPLRFVIAGLVVSAVACPVLVHGLWGAPRLELEGSAVANVIGQALSASLFVGALVVERVPLRPRWSVMRAQMVLGRDLILRSLAFQACFLSAAAVASRFGAAAVAAHQVVLQLWNLVALTLDSLAIAAQALVGAALGAGHAKGATRLSWRITRWSTVFATGLALIFALGHGVIPELFTSDQAVLDEMAVAWWFFVAIMPVAGVVFALDGVLLGAGDVAFLRNATLSCALVGFLPLIWLSMLHDWGLAGIWTGLTVFIILRMLAVVWRVGTGRWAVVGADLQTRHGSDSDPAAEHDRKGG from the coding sequence TTGGCTGACGTCTCAGAAGTCACGGGCGACGCGACCGCCCGGACGGTGTTCGGGCTGGCGCTGCCCGCGCTCGGTGTCCTCGCTGCCGAACCGATCTATCTGCTCTTCGACATCGCCGTCGTCGGTCGGCTGGGCGCTCTGGCGCTCGCGGGTCTCGCCGTCGGCGGTCTCATCCTCGCCCAGGTCAGCACGCAGCTGACGTTCCTGTCCTACGGCACAACGGCGCGCGCGTCCCGCATGCACGGTGCCGGCGACGAGCGCGGCGCGGTCCGGGAGGGCGTGCAGGCCACGTGGCTGGCACTGGGCATCGGCGCGCTCGTGATCGCGCTGGTCCACCTGTTCGCGCGGCCGGTCACCTCGGCGATCGCCGGCGGCTCCGACATCGCGGCGGCCGCCGAGAGCTGGCTGCGGATCGCGGTGTTCGGGGCCCCGCTGATCCTCGTCGCGATGGCGGGCAACGGGTGGATGCGTGGCGTGCAGAACACGGTGCGGCCCCTCCGTTTCGTGATCGCCGGTCTCGTCGTGTCGGCCGTGGCCTGCCCGGTGCTGGTGCACGGATTGTGGGGCGCGCCGCGGCTGGAACTCGAGGGTTCGGCGGTCGCGAACGTTATCGGTCAGGCGCTGTCCGCGAGCCTGTTCGTCGGAGCGCTGGTGGTCGAGCGGGTGCCGTTACGTCCGCGATGGAGCGTCATGCGCGCCCAGATGGTGCTCGGCCGAGACCTGATCCTCCGGAGCCTGGCCTTCCAGGCGTGCTTCCTCTCGGCTGCGGCCGTCGCGTCCCGGTTCGGTGCGGCGGCGGTCGCCGCCCACCAGGTGGTGCTGCAGCTGTGGAACCTCGTCGCCCTCACCCTCGACTCCCTGGCGATCGCCGCACAGGCGTTGGTCGGTGCCGCGCTGGGCGCCGGACACGCCAAGGGCGCCACGCGACTGTCGTGGCGCATCACCCGATGGTCCACGGTCTTCGCGACAGGGCTCGCCCTGATCTTCGCCCTCGGCCACGGGGTGATCCCCGAACTGTTCACCTCCGATCAGGCCGTGCTCGACGAGATGGCGGTGGCTTGGTGGTTCTTCGTCGCGATCATGCCGGTCGCCGGAGTGGTGTTCGCCCTCGACGGCGTACTGCTCGGGGCCGGCGACGTCGCCTTCCTCCGGAATGCCACGCTGTCCTGCGCGTTGGTCGGATTCCTTCCACTGATCTGGCTGTCGATGCTGCACGACTGGGGTCTTGCGGGAATCTGGACGGGACTCACGGTGTTCATAATTCTTCGGATGCTCGCGGTCGTATGGCGCGTCGGAACGGGCCGGTGGGCAGTGGTCGGGGCCGACCTGCAGACACGACACGGATCGGACAGCGATCCCGCGGCGGAACACGATCGGAAAGGTGGTTGA
- a CDS encoding metallophosphoesterase family protein: MAPKLMAVSDVHVGHRGNRPITEDIYPDSPEDWLIVAGDVSEKTDDIRWALKLLRSRFAEVIWVPGNHELWTTAKDPVQIHGAARYDYLVTMCREIGVITPEDPFPVWEAEDGPITLAPMFLLYDYTFLPDGATTKEEGLAIAREKNVVATDEFLLSSEPYGTRDAWCRSRVETTKARLDALPAGTRTVLINHFPLVRQPTQVLWYPEFSLWCGTELTADWHTRYNAVCAVYGHLHIPRTTYYDGVRFEEVSLGYPREWQRRGLPDRLLRQILPVPEYPPGTLNKWGGHFKVTPEQEAEVEKMRARGAL, translated from the coding sequence GTGGCACCCAAACTGATGGCGGTGAGCGACGTCCATGTGGGGCACCGGGGAAACCGCCCGATCACCGAGGACATCTATCCCGACTCGCCCGAGGACTGGCTGATCGTCGCGGGCGACGTCTCGGAGAAGACCGACGACATCCGATGGGCGCTGAAACTCCTGCGCAGTCGTTTCGCCGAGGTCATCTGGGTTCCCGGCAACCACGAACTGTGGACGACGGCGAAGGATCCGGTGCAGATCCACGGCGCCGCCCGCTACGACTACCTGGTCACCATGTGCCGGGAGATCGGCGTCATCACCCCCGAGGATCCGTTCCCGGTGTGGGAGGCCGAGGACGGCCCGATCACCCTGGCCCCGATGTTCCTGCTGTACGACTACACGTTCTTGCCCGACGGTGCCACCACCAAGGAGGAAGGTCTCGCGATCGCGCGCGAGAAGAACGTGGTGGCCACGGACGAGTTCCTGCTGTCGAGCGAACCGTACGGAACCCGGGATGCCTGGTGTCGCAGCCGCGTCGAGACGACGAAGGCCCGGTTGGACGCCCTGCCCGCGGGCACCCGCACCGTGCTGATCAACCACTTTCCGTTGGTGCGTCAACCGACGCAGGTGCTGTGGTACCCGGAGTTCTCCCTGTGGTGCGGTACCGAACTGACCGCGGACTGGCACACCCGGTACAACGCCGTCTGCGCCGTGTACGGGCATCTGCACATTCCGCGCACCACCTACTACGACGGGGTGCGGTTCGAAGAGGTGTCGCTCGGCTACCCGCGGGAGTGGCAGCGGCGGGGACTCCCGGACCGCCTCCTGCGACAGATCCTCCCGGTGCCGGAGTACCCGCCGGGAACGCTGAACAAGTGGGGAGGCCACTTCAAGGTCACCCCCGAACAGGAAGCCGAAGTGGAGAAGATGCGGGCGAGGGGGGCCCTGTGA
- the rpsO gene encoding 30S ribosomal protein S15, whose product MALTTEEKKQVLSEYGLHETDTGSPEAQVAMLTKRIVDLTEHLKMHKHDHHSRRGLLLLVGRRRRLLKYVQKVDIERYRSLIERLGLRR is encoded by the coding sequence GTGGCATTGACCACCGAAGAAAAGAAGCAGGTTCTGAGCGAGTACGGCCTGCACGAGACCGACACCGGTTCGCCGGAGGCGCAGGTGGCCATGCTCACCAAGCGCATCGTCGATCTCACCGAACACCTCAAGATGCACAAGCACGACCACCACTCCCGCCGCGGCCTCCTGCTGCTGGTCGGACGCCGTCGTCGTCTGCTCAAGTACGTCCAGAAGGTCGACATCGAGCGTTACCGCTCGCTGATCGAGCGTCTCGGCCTGCGTCGCTGA
- a CDS encoding DHH family phosphoesterase: MTHTQETSLSDLDRREVFLPQAVAVLENATSVTILCHVQPDADTIGSGLALALVLERKGIPVQVAFGAPDELPESMRELPGTHLLVPADQVRRNVDLLVTVDCGSAGRLGKLADRLANAGNTLVIDHHRSNTRFGRMNLIDESAESTTAVVAQMFDLWGVDIDADLAHCLYAGLVTDTGSFRWVQPGTHTLAERLLATGIDGARIARRLLDTHPFGWLPMLSSVLGSATLVPDAAGGRGLVYAVIRQAYIGDLRSEEVESVIDIVRTTSEAEVAAVLKEAVDGTWSVSLRSKSDVDVSVVAGYLGGGGHRFAAGYTAECSADEIVTSLVESLG; the protein is encoded by the coding sequence ATGACCCACACTCAGGAGACGTCCCTGTCTGATCTCGATCGTCGCGAGGTGTTTCTGCCGCAGGCGGTCGCCGTTCTCGAGAACGCGACGTCGGTGACGATTCTGTGTCACGTCCAACCCGATGCCGACACGATCGGCAGTGGACTCGCCCTGGCGTTGGTGCTCGAGCGCAAAGGGATTCCGGTACAGGTAGCGTTCGGCGCGCCCGACGAATTGCCGGAGTCGATGCGGGAACTGCCGGGCACCCACCTGCTGGTGCCTGCGGATCAGGTGCGCCGCAACGTCGACCTGCTCGTGACCGTCGACTGCGGCAGTGCCGGGCGTCTCGGGAAGCTCGCCGACCGGCTCGCGAACGCGGGCAACACCCTCGTCATCGATCACCACCGGTCCAACACCCGTTTCGGTCGCATGAACCTGATCGACGAGTCCGCGGAATCGACGACCGCTGTCGTGGCGCAGATGTTCGACCTGTGGGGTGTGGACATCGACGCCGACCTCGCGCACTGCCTGTATGCGGGACTCGTGACCGACACCGGTTCGTTCCGCTGGGTGCAGCCCGGCACCCACACGCTCGCCGAGAGGCTGCTCGCCACCGGAATCGACGGAGCCCGCATCGCGCGGCGCCTGCTCGACACCCACCCGTTCGGCTGGCTGCCCATGCTGTCCTCGGTGCTCGGATCGGCGACGCTCGTCCCCGACGCAGCGGGAGGGCGGGGACTGGTGTACGCCGTCATCCGGCAGGCCTACATCGGAGACCTCCGCTCGGAGGAGGTCGAAAGCGTCATCGACATCGTCCGGACGACGTCCGAGGCCGAGGTCGCCGCAGTCCTCAAGGAGGCGGTGGACGGCACCTGGTCGGTGTCGCTGCGATCGAAGTCCGACGTGGACGTGTCGGTCGTCGCCGGGTATCTCGGCGGCGGCGGTCATCGGTTCGCCGCCGGTTACACGGCCGAGTGCTCTGCGGACGAGATCGTGACCTCGCTCGTCGAATCGCTCGGCTGA
- the truB gene encoding tRNA pseudouridine(55) synthase TruB: MSAREKPSSGLVGAGLLIVDKDAGVTSHDVVARCRKLLGTRKVGHAGTLDPMATGVLVLGVERATKLLGFLALTTKAYTATIRLGQATTTDDAEGEVVASADASGVTDEEIAAQVHTLTGDIQQIPSSVSAIKVDGRRAHALIRAGEEFELAPRSVTVSRFEVVARRTEGAFVDVDVEVECSSGTYVRALARDLGIALIGVGGHLTSLRRTRVGPFTLEHARTLEQLAEEPGVSLDIDAAAQTAFPHRQVDADEAESISQGRWLEPIGIKGVYAAIDPSGHTIALLQERGRRASSVMVVRPATLR, encoded by the coding sequence GTGTCTGCACGTGAAAAGCCCTCTTCCGGTCTCGTCGGCGCCGGACTGCTCATCGTCGACAAGGATGCGGGCGTCACCAGCCACGACGTGGTGGCCCGGTGCCGCAAGCTGCTCGGCACTCGGAAGGTCGGGCATGCGGGCACTCTCGACCCGATGGCCACCGGGGTGCTGGTGCTCGGTGTGGAGCGGGCGACGAAGCTGCTGGGGTTCCTCGCGTTGACCACCAAGGCGTACACGGCCACGATCCGGCTGGGTCAGGCCACCACGACCGACGACGCCGAGGGCGAGGTCGTGGCGTCGGCCGATGCGTCCGGCGTGACGGACGAGGAGATCGCCGCGCAGGTGCACACCCTCACCGGAGACATCCAGCAGATCCCGTCGAGCGTCAGCGCCATCAAGGTGGACGGCAGGCGGGCGCATGCACTCATCCGTGCGGGCGAGGAGTTCGAACTCGCTCCCCGTTCGGTCACGGTGTCCCGGTTCGAGGTCGTCGCGAGGCGAACCGAGGGCGCGTTCGTCGACGTCGACGTCGAGGTGGAATGTTCCTCCGGCACGTACGTCCGGGCGCTTGCGCGTGATCTGGGGATCGCGCTGATCGGCGTCGGCGGGCATCTCACCTCGCTGCGACGGACCCGGGTGGGACCGTTCACGCTCGAGCACGCGCGCACGCTGGAACAGCTCGCCGAGGAGCCGGGGGTCAGCCTCGACATCGACGCCGCCGCGCAGACCGCGTTCCCGCACCGGCAGGTCGACGCGGACGAGGCCGAATCGATCAGTCAGGGCCGGTGGCTCGAGCCGATCGGAATCAAGGGCGTCTACGCCGCCATCGATCCGAGCGGGCACACGATCGCGCTGCTCCAGGAACGTGGACGGCGGGCCAGTTCGGTGATGGTGGTCCGCCCCGCGACCCTGAGGTAG